A single Chloroflexota bacterium DNA region contains:
- a CDS encoding universal stress protein, whose product MTQQANGLIYTAAIRDFREARRQAVLEDLKARVTGKSDDLLSYEEIRQLLRAEPAAQRNLEDIPIDSIVGSVGRYSDFTRRFMPRRDSDEERWARVKLKMLYGGGLPPIEVFKVGDVYFVLDGNHRVSVARQQGATTIEAYVTEVDVRVPLAPNDKPDNLIIKASYAHFLETTGLDETRPAAQLTVTAAGQYRVLIGQINLYRQLLSLQAGHDVDGKRASAEWYDNVYFPVIGIIRELGILDDFPGRTETDLYVWVSERQQRLEDTLGWQVGAEAAAVDLASGHSPRLTRIIHRLGERLAEAVTPTELDAGPVTGQWRKTQVAVRRENRLFPRILVSVSGTERGWQALDQALVVAAKEGSALQGLHVIRSSSQTSARDEEHVLKTFQDRCHAAGVPGNLRIETGQRIARNICSRARWTDLVVANLAFPPGQGPVGKLGSGFHTLIGSCPRPVLAVPQVSRLSRAVLAYDGSPKSREALYVAAYLSGHWQMPLIVLTVIEKDRTSRATLREAQAYLESRGVQATPVAAEGPVGDSILQTVEAQAADLVIIGGYGHSPLLEVVLGSAVDQLLQRCRQPMLVCR is encoded by the coding sequence ATGACCCAACAGGCGAACGGGTTGATCTACACGGCGGCCATCCGGGACTTCCGCGAGGCCCGCCGTCAGGCTGTTCTGGAGGATTTGAAGGCGCGGGTAACCGGAAAGTCGGACGACCTTCTCTCGTATGAGGAGATCCGCCAGTTGCTGAGAGCTGAACCGGCGGCTCAGCGGAACCTGGAAGATATTCCCATCGATTCCATAGTCGGCAGCGTTGGGCGCTATTCCGATTTTACCCGGCGATTCATGCCCCGTCGCGACAGTGACGAGGAGCGATGGGCACGGGTAAAGCTAAAAATGCTCTACGGAGGTGGTTTGCCGCCGATCGAGGTCTTCAAGGTGGGCGATGTCTACTTTGTCCTGGACGGCAATCACCGGGTCTCGGTGGCTCGCCAACAGGGCGCAACCACCATCGAGGCCTATGTCACCGAGGTGGATGTTCGCGTTCCCCTGGCCCCCAACGACAAGCCCGACAACCTGATAATTAAAGCCTCCTACGCCCATTTTCTGGAGACCACAGGTCTGGACGAGACTCGGCCTGCCGCGCAGCTCACAGTTACTGCGGCCGGTCAGTACCGGGTACTGATAGGACAGATCAACCTGTACCGCCAACTGCTGTCATTGCAGGCAGGGCATGATGTGGATGGCAAGCGAGCGTCCGCCGAATGGTACGATAACGTCTACTTTCCTGTGATCGGGATCATCCGTGAGTTGGGCATACTCGACGACTTTCCAGGACGAACCGAAACCGATCTTTATGTCTGGGTCTCGGAACGGCAGCAGAGGTTGGAGGATACTCTTGGATGGCAGGTGGGTGCGGAGGCGGCCGCTGTTGACCTGGCAAGTGGCCACAGTCCCCGCTTGACGCGGATCATCCATCGCCTTGGTGAGCGATTGGCGGAGGCTGTTACTCCCACCGAACTGGATGCCGGTCCAGTCACCGGGCAGTGGCGTAAAACCCAGGTTGCGGTGCGGCGCGAGAACCGTCTGTTTCCAAGAATCCTGGTGTCTGTGAGCGGAACGGAACGGGGGTGGCAAGCCCTGGATCAGGCGCTGGTCGTCGCAGCAAAGGAAGGTTCGGCGCTCCAGGGGCTGCACGTGATTCGCTCATCATCCCAGACCAGTGCCCGTGACGAGGAACATGTACTGAAGACATTTCAAGACCGTTGCCATGCCGCCGGTGTGCCAGGGAACCTGCGGATAGAGACAGGGCAACGGATCGCTCGCAATATCTGTAGCCGGGCTCGCTGGACCGATCTGGTGGTAGCAAACCTGGCCTTTCCACCTGGACAAGGTCCGGTAGGCAAGCTTGGCTCCGGCTTTCATACCTTGATTGGCAGCTGTCCCCGTCCCGTCCTGGCGGTGCCGCAGGTCTCGAGGCTTTCCCGGGCGGTGCTTGCCTATGATGGCAGCCCCAAGTCGCGGGAAGCGCTGTATGTTGCCGCTTATCTTTCAGGCCATTGGCAGATGCCCTTGATCGTGTTGACCGTGATCGAGAAAGACCGGACCTCCCGCGCCACGCTTCGGGAAGCTCAGGCATACCTGGAATCCCGTGGTGTCCAGGCGACTCCGGTGGCAGCCGAGGGACCGGTTGGCGATTCCATTTTGCAAACGGTCGAGGCGCAGGCTGCTGACCTGGTCATCATCGGCGGGTACGGGCACTCGCCACTGTTGGAGGTTGTTCTCGGCAGCGCCGTCGACCAGCTATTGCAGCGTTGCCGGCAGCCGATGTTGGTCTGCCGCTGA
- a CDS encoding PQQ-dependent sugar dehydrogenase, with translation MTRKNAWPGIATLVPLLFLFAVIGLALVLPAPVLAQGEPGKLQLGPTDTISLTLVADNLSRPVDITAAPGDRSRLFVVEKPGRVRIVTIQGGTYTLLPAPFLDITSIVNASGNEQGLLGIAFHPDYDSNGYFFVNYTAVSPSGDTVVARYSVSQENANLADPNSATILMTIDQPYSNHNGGQLKFGPDGYLYIGTGDGGSGGDPLDNAQDPAELLGKMLRIDVDSGTPYGIPPDNPFIGVAGAQEEIWALGLRNPWRFSFDRLTGDQWIGDVGQGQWEEIDLEPAGSSGGYNWGWRCYEGNHVYNSAGCGEESDYDFPVYEYSHSEGLAITGGFVFRGSPNSAYFGDYFFCDYYFDFFESQLRTLQHNGLGWVRVNHTVQAPAGRSLTRPTSFGEDAMGDLYIADDSGGEIFKLELRPATCVSGNYDVNGDGGQDVIDIQLVAEDWLRSDFVPDFDVDCSGAVDVIDIQLVAGAWTS, from the coding sequence ATGACGAGGAAGAATGCCTGGCCTGGAATCGCAACCCTGGTTCCGCTTCTGTTTCTTTTTGCTGTTATCGGGCTGGCTCTTGTACTGCCGGCGCCTGTGTTGGCCCAGGGTGAGCCGGGGAAACTCCAGCTCGGACCCACCGACACCATTTCCTTGACCCTGGTGGCAGACAACCTCAGCCGGCCCGTGGACATCACAGCCGCTCCGGGAGACCGCTCGCGGCTCTTTGTCGTAGAAAAACCTGGGCGGGTTCGTATCGTCACCATCCAGGGCGGCACCTACACCCTATTGCCTGCCCCATTTCTCGATATCACCAGCATTGTGAACGCCTCGGGCAATGAGCAGGGACTCCTGGGCATTGCTTTTCACCCCGACTACGACAGTAACGGCTATTTCTTTGTCAACTATACGGCTGTATCCCCCAGCGGAGACACAGTTGTGGCACGTTACTCGGTCTCGCAGGAAAACGCCAACCTGGCGGATCCCAACAGCGCCACCATCCTGATGACCATCGACCAGCCCTACTCGAACCACAACGGTGGTCAACTCAAGTTCGGGCCAGACGGCTATCTCTACATCGGCACGGGCGACGGCGGATCTGGCGGCGATCCCCTGGACAACGCCCAGGATCCTGCCGAATTACTCGGCAAGATGTTGCGCATCGACGTCGACAGCGGCACGCCCTACGGCATTCCACCGGACAATCCCTTTATCGGGGTTGCCGGGGCTCAGGAAGAGATATGGGCCCTCGGCCTGCGCAATCCCTGGCGTTTCAGCTTCGACCGGTTGACGGGTGACCAGTGGATCGGCGATGTGGGACAGGGGCAATGGGAGGAGATCGACCTGGAACCCGCGGGAAGTTCAGGCGGCTACAATTGGGGCTGGCGCTGCTATGAGGGCAATCATGTCTACAATTCCGCAGGCTGTGGCGAAGAAAGTGACTACGACTTCCCTGTCTACGAGTATTCTCACAGCGAGGGTCTGGCCATCACCGGTGGGTTCGTCTTTCGCGGCTCACCCAATAGCGCCTATTTCGGCGACTACTTCTTCTGCGACTACTATTTCGACTTTTTTGAAAGCCAGCTGCGAACATTGCAGCATAACGGGCTTGGCTGGGTACGCGTCAATCACACCGTGCAGGCGCCCGCAGGCCGATCGTTGACCAGGCCTACCTCCTTTGGCGAGGACGCCATGGGCGACCTGTACATCGCCGACGATTCCGGAGGTGAAATCTTCAAGCTTGAGCTGCGACCCGCCACTTGCGTCAGCGGCAACTACGATGTGAACGGGGATGGTGGGCAGGACGTCATCGACATTCAGCTGGTGGCAGAGGACTGGCTGCGCAGCGATTTTGTCCCCGATTTCGATGTGGACTGTAGCGGCGCGGTCGATGTCATCGACATTCAACTGGTAGCCGGCGCCTGGACCTCCTGA
- a CDS encoding substrate-binding domain-containing protein, producing MLPGQRQVVILNLLQQQSMVTVAEICARCNCSAETARRDLRRLEEKGLLDRTYGGALRVSSRHDTSLRSVNLGLIEARTALVDRADVLIVTPAETATTRLLVDRALRMSVPVVAESHNYHGATTVITIDDYSAGVELGHWVANYARANLNGNVRVLDVSAPFANTRARSRGFADSLRHLPAGDHIIHRVNGEGLRDTSFRIAQDAFSVHPDINVIFGINDDTALGALEAYRSAGLDESRVIVVSIGFEGSTVKDLMVSGGPYKAGIAMFPELVGRFCVDTSICAYQGNILPDRVYTPHVLITDENLDQYYTRSAEENGTWHINMARSDQMLSASPSLSTISRCALTTMPARIGYVQIFSSHAWYRHIEHAMLSRARELGITLEVVDASQDMASEVDDLKKAIGFTAARFVNTGDRIILDAGTTTAYLALALRGRQQIQVMTNSLPVLTELDGESGIELFVAGGMYRHESHSMVGPGTQSVLAELRVDKAFISGAGVSLDFGVSNSNITEAAVKQAMIKAARQVIMLADHTKIGVESLVNIAPLSSIHTLVTDAAISAHDRKTFTQGGVDVVIAEI from the coding sequence ATGCTTCCAGGCCAGCGCCAGGTTGTGATACTCAATCTACTGCAGCAGCAGAGTATGGTAACGGTTGCAGAGATCTGCGCGCGTTGCAACTGTTCAGCCGAAACTGCTCGTCGCGATTTGAGGCGACTAGAGGAGAAGGGGCTGCTCGATCGCACCTATGGCGGTGCGTTGCGGGTTTCCAGTCGACACGACACCTCTCTGCGCTCGGTAAACCTTGGGTTGATAGAGGCGAGGACTGCGCTGGTGGACCGCGCCGATGTTCTGATCGTAACGCCGGCAGAAACAGCAACAACCCGTTTGTTGGTAGATCGGGCGCTTCGAATGAGTGTGCCTGTTGTCGCCGAATCTCACAATTATCATGGGGCCACAACGGTCATTACGATTGACGATTACAGTGCCGGTGTTGAGTTAGGGCATTGGGTTGCCAATTATGCACGCGCCAATTTGAACGGCAACGTGCGGGTCCTGGATGTATCGGCTCCCTTTGCCAATACCCGCGCTCGCAGCAGAGGATTTGCCGATAGCCTGCGTCATCTTCCGGCAGGTGATCACATCATCCATCGAGTGAACGGCGAAGGGTTACGGGATACTTCTTTCCGGATTGCTCAGGACGCATTCTCTGTTCACCCAGATATCAACGTCATCTTTGGCATCAATGACGACACAGCACTCGGCGCACTGGAAGCTTATCGATCTGCCGGTCTCGATGAGAGTCGCGTCATCGTCGTTTCCATTGGCTTTGAGGGCAGCACCGTCAAGGACCTGATGGTCTCCGGGGGTCCCTACAAGGCCGGTATCGCCATGTTTCCAGAATTGGTGGGACGTTTCTGCGTGGACACGTCGATCTGCGCCTATCAGGGCAATATCTTGCCCGATCGTGTCTACACGCCTCATGTACTGATTACTGATGAAAACCTTGACCAGTATTACACGCGCAGTGCCGAAGAGAACGGGACTTGGCATATCAACATGGCGCGCTCAGACCAGATGTTGAGCGCCAGCCCGTCCCTTTCGACGATCAGTCGCTGTGCCTTGACGACGATGCCCGCTCGCATTGGCTATGTACAGATTTTCAGTTCCCATGCATGGTACCGGCACATCGAACACGCCATGCTATCACGGGCACGTGAGTTGGGTATCACATTGGAGGTCGTGGATGCCAGCCAGGATATGGCATCCGAGGTGGACGATCTCAAGAAGGCGATAGGTTTTACCGCCGCTCGTTTTGTGAATACAGGTGATAGAATCATCCTTGATGCCGGGACCACAACGGCGTACCTCGCTCTGGCATTGCGGGGCAGGCAACAGATACAGGTGATGACCAACTCACTCCCCGTGCTGACTGAACTTGATGGGGAGTCTGGCATTGAGTTGTTTGTGGCAGGAGGCATGTACAGGCATGAAAGCCATTCGATGGTTGGGCCAGGCACGCAGTCCGTATTGGCTGAACTGCGGGTAGACAAAGCATTTATCAGCGGTGCCGGAGTCAGTCTCGACTTTGGGGTCTCCAATTCAAACATCACCGAGGCAGCTGTGAAGCAGGCAATGATCAAGGCCGCACGGCAAGTAATCATGTTGGCAGATCACACGAAGATCGGCGTGGAATCGCTGGTGAACATCGCACCACTGAGCAGTATTCACACGTTAGTTACAGATGCTGCAATAAGCGCCCATGATCGCAAGACATTTACTCAAGGAGGTGTCGATGTCGTGATCGCCGAGATCTGA
- a CDS encoding site-2 protease family protein, which produces MGRSLTIATVRGIEIKVHWSFVLILAYGAFTWGRIASQDAAGETTSLVTGAIYGVLLVLLLFVIVVFHELGHGITAQYFNIPVRDITLLPLGGVARLERQPDTPWQELLVAIAGPAVNFALMLILLPLLFAVMAVQDVNSASQVLSTYTSISLLGLVTFLVLTNLILGVFNLLPAFPMDGGRILRSLLSLALPFTTATRLAANIGRALAVMMGIWAVVNRDIFLTMIAIFIYMGASDENAETRVRDALEDMQAGDVYDRHGLVLGAAQPLSAVVNTILTSHQTNFAVLVGSQLAGVITTVQVIKALRRDQSEATVGTIMDRDYLRVEQSDSLYLVRTKMVQQRRNVAAVFDGPIFLGLISAGDIHQAYKLRNASAKARAPQEDPTTAPAKEENNPFLPDRD; this is translated from the coding sequence CTCCCTTACAATAGCCACAGTCCGGGGAATCGAGATCAAGGTCCACTGGTCGTTTGTGCTGATTCTCGCCTATGGCGCGTTCACCTGGGGAAGGATTGCTTCCCAGGATGCCGCAGGGGAAACGACCTCTCTGGTAACCGGCGCTATCTATGGCGTGTTGCTGGTCTTGCTGCTCTTCGTGATCGTTGTCTTTCACGAGTTAGGACATGGCATCACGGCCCAATACTTCAATATCCCGGTGCGCGATATCACCTTGCTGCCGCTCGGCGGCGTGGCCCGGCTGGAACGACAACCAGATACCCCCTGGCAGGAACTGCTGGTTGCCATCGCCGGGCCGGCAGTCAATTTCGCCCTGATGCTAATCCTGTTGCCCCTGTTGTTCGCCGTGATGGCCGTACAGGATGTGAATTCGGCGAGCCAGGTGCTCTCCACTTACACCAGCATCAGCCTGCTTGGACTGGTCACATTTCTCGTATTGACCAACCTGATCCTCGGCGTTTTCAACCTGCTGCCGGCTTTCCCCATGGACGGCGGACGCATACTGCGCAGCCTGCTTTCGCTGGCTCTGCCCTTCACCACAGCCACAAGACTTGCGGCCAACATCGGGCGGGCCCTGGCTGTCATGATGGGAATCTGGGCCGTGGTCAACCGCGACATTTTCCTTACCATGATCGCCATCTTCATCTACATGGGCGCCAGCGATGAAAACGCCGAGACCCGCGTAAGGGATGCCCTGGAAGACATGCAGGCCGGTGACGTCTACGATCGCCACGGCCTTGTCCTGGGCGCAGCCCAGCCGCTGTCTGCGGTTGTGAATACAATCCTGACTTCACACCAGACCAACTTCGCTGTCCTGGTTGGTAGCCAATTAGCAGGGGTTATCACCACCGTTCAGGTCATCAAGGCACTTCGCCGTGACCAGAGCGAGGCAACGGTTGGAACAATCATGGATCGCGACTATCTGCGCGTCGAACAGAGCGACAGCCTTTATTTGGTTCGCACCAAAATGGTACAGCAGCGACGCAATGTGGCGGCGGTGTTTGACGGCCCCATCTTCCTGGGCCTGATCAGCGCAGGTGATATCCACCAGGCTTACAAGCTAAGAAACGCCTCCGCCAAAGCCCGGGCGCCCCAAGAGGATCCGACGACGGCTCCTGCCAAGGAAGAAAACAACCCCTTCCTCCCCGACCGCGATTGA
- a CDS encoding sugar ABC transporter substrate-binding protein, whose protein sequence is MNHKRSFMILGLLLITLMVLAACSQPAAPAPSEPETTAPEASEPAEDEVVTITFWDNQQTESGLSEFQQIAVDEFEAANPNIKVEVVTVPYTEYQQKLLLAVQSDDPPDVSTVDQIWNSGFAVAGAIEPLDSYVAASDSIAQENFFPGAWESATWDGGVWGVPFNVDVWQFTFYNADMLSAAGVDPESLATWEGLQAAGEALTTDGQYGVGLFSQMGEDTVVVMNSFIYSNDGSVLNEDGSCALTDPEAVEALEYLLGLQAYAPEGILNASSGDMRELFLNGTLATEWWPALEQPTLQGSDLNWDFVNGTAPEGKTPVGTYGGWNLVMYKDSPNQEAVWKFIEFMTDPEVNGRVVDLIPANKVAAQNFLEANRKGPDRIMEHLDNARPRPLSPNYLQVATIEQEMMQAIFSGTPVADATAAACDEINALGVGEVAMELAKEEEPAGEPIKLVFWDNQQTESGLSQFQQIAVDEFEAANPNIEVEVVTVPYTEYQQKLLLAVQSGNPPDVSTVDQIWNSGFAVANAIIPLDDFVADSDSIVQENFFPGAWDSATWDGQVWGIPFNVDVWQFTFYNADMLSAAGVDPESLATWEGLQAAGEALTTDGQYGVGLFSQMGEDTVVVMNSFIYSNGGSVLNGDGSCALGDPEAIEALEYLLGLQAYAPEGILNASSGDMRELFLNGTLATEWWPALEQPTLQGSDLNWEFVNGTAPEGKTPVGTYGGWNLVVYANSPNQEAAWKFIEFMTDPEVNGRVVDLIPANKVAAQNFLEANRKGPDRIMEHLDNARPRPLSPNYLQVATIEQEMMQAIFSGTPVQDAVDLACAEIDGLK, encoded by the coding sequence GTGAACCACAAACGTTCTTTCATGATTTTGGGCTTGCTTCTGATAACCCTGATGGTGTTGGCAGCATGCAGCCAACCCGCAGCCCCTGCACCATCTGAACCAGAAACCACAGCACCGGAAGCGTCTGAGCCGGCAGAGGATGAGGTCGTCACCATCACTTTTTGGGACAACCAGCAGACAGAATCAGGTCTCAGTGAGTTCCAACAAATTGCCGTGGATGAGTTCGAGGCAGCAAACCCCAATATCAAGGTCGAAGTTGTAACCGTGCCATATACGGAATATCAGCAAAAACTCCTGCTTGCTGTGCAAAGCGACGATCCCCCGGATGTCTCCACCGTCGATCAGATCTGGAATTCCGGCTTTGCCGTTGCGGGAGCCATTGAACCGCTCGACTCCTATGTTGCTGCATCCGATAGCATCGCTCAGGAAAACTTCTTCCCCGGCGCCTGGGAATCAGCGACCTGGGATGGGGGCGTCTGGGGTGTGCCCTTCAATGTGGATGTCTGGCAATTCACGTTTTACAACGCCGATATGCTGAGTGCAGCCGGCGTCGATCCTGAGAGCCTGGCCACCTGGGAAGGTCTCCAAGCCGCGGGCGAGGCGTTGACAACCGACGGCCAGTACGGCGTGGGCCTGTTCAGCCAAATGGGCGAGGATACGGTTGTCGTCATGAACAGTTTCATCTACTCCAACGATGGCTCCGTGCTCAACGAAGATGGTTCCTGCGCACTGACTGACCCCGAGGCGGTCGAAGCATTGGAGTATCTGCTTGGATTGCAGGCTTATGCTCCCGAGGGCATTCTAAACGCGTCCAGTGGTGACATGCGCGAATTGTTCCTCAATGGTACCCTGGCCACTGAATGGTGGCCAGCCTTGGAGCAGCCCACCCTTCAAGGTAGTGACTTGAACTGGGACTTTGTGAACGGCACGGCACCCGAGGGCAAGACCCCTGTCGGCACCTACGGCGGCTGGAACCTGGTCATGTACAAGGACTCCCCCAACCAGGAAGCGGTCTGGAAATTCATCGAATTCATGACCGACCCCGAGGTTAACGGCCGTGTCGTTGACCTGATCCCGGCCAACAAAGTGGCGGCTCAGAACTTCCTGGAGGCGAATCGCAAGGGCCCCGATCGCATTATGGAGCACCTCGATAACGCCCGGCCCCGACCGCTCTCACCGAACTACCTGCAGGTCGCGACTATCGAGCAAGAAATGATGCAGGCGATATTCAGCGGAACGCCGGTGGCTGATGCCACTGCGGCTGCCTGTGACGAGATCAATGCGCTTGGCGTGGGTGAGGTGGCGATGGAGCTAGCCAAGGAGGAAGAGCCGGCCGGTGAACCGATCAAATTGGTCTTCTGGGATAATCAGCAGACTGAATCGGGATTGAGCCAGTTCCAGCAGATCGCTGTAGACGAATTCGAGGCTGCCAATCCCAACATCGAGGTGGAAGTCGTGACCGTGCCCTATACCGAATACCAGCAGAAGCTGTTGCTGGCAGTACAGAGCGGTAACCCGCCCGATGTCTCGACCGTCGATCAGATCTGGAACTCCGGCTTTGCGGTGGCCAATGCGATCATTCCCTTGGATGATTTCGTCGCCGACTCGGACAGCATCGTCCAGGAGAACTTCTTCCCCGGCGCCTGGGATTCCGCCACCTGGGATGGACAGGTTTGGGGTATTCCCTTCAACGTCGATGTCTGGCAATTCACGTTTTACAACGCCGATATGCTGAGTGCAGCCGGCGTTGATCCTGAGAGCCTGGCCACCTGGGAAGGTCTCCAAGCTGCGGGCGAGGCGTTGACAACCGACGGCCAGTACGGCGTGGGCCTGTTCAGCCAAATGGGCGAGGATACGGTCGTCGTAATGAACAGTTTCATCTACTCCAACGGTGGCTCCGTCTTGAACGGGGATGGCAGTTGCGCGTTAGGTGACCCTGAAGCCATCGAAGCCCTGGAGTATCTGCTTGGATTGCAAGCTTATGCCCCCGAGGGCATTCTAAACGCGTCCAGTGGTGACATGCGCGAATTGTTCCTCAATGGTACCCTGGCCACTGAATGGTGGCCAGCCTTGGAGCAGCCCACCTTGCAGGGTAGCGATCTGAACTGGGAATTCGTAAATGGTACGGCGCCTGAAGGTAAGACCCCGGTCGGCACCTATGGCGGCTGGAACCTGGTCGTGTACGCGAATTCGCCCAACCAGGAAGCGGCCTGGAAGTTCATCGAATTCATGACCGACCCTGAGGTTAACGGCCGTGTCGTTGACCTGATCCCGGCCAACAAAGTGGCGGCTCAGAACTTCCTGGAGGCGAATCGCAAGGGCCCCGATCGCATTATGGAGCACCTCGATAACGCCCGGCCCCGACCGCTCTCACCGAACTACCTGCAGGTCGCGACTATCGAGCAAGAAATGATGCAAGCGATATTCAGTGGCACGCCCGTGCAGGATGCTGTGGACCTCGCTTGTGCCGAGATCGACGGTTTGAAGTAA
- a CDS encoding cytidylate kinase-like family protein — MTVITISRQYGSGGTEIAIRVSELLGYRFVDKEIIAAAATESGLCIEGEVEFREQGSDVRSFLERLLFPGPPTVAQVAVHGKDEEGRTTITVEELDKTECQALIRGAIHAVYSEGNTVILGRGGQGVLQDMPGVFHVRIIAPLPARLLTIQEQDHLDLESAYRKAQRHDRRTGNYLEEVFEIDWDDPLLYHLVINTEKLDLDEAAQIIVCAVERQ; from the coding sequence ATGACAGTCATCACCATATCCCGCCAATACGGAAGTGGCGGCACTGAGATCGCGATAAGAGTGAGTGAACTGCTGGGCTATCGTTTTGTCGACAAAGAGATCATCGCCGCCGCTGCAACAGAATCGGGGCTCTGCATCGAGGGTGAGGTCGAGTTCCGGGAGCAGGGCTCCGATGTCCGCAGTTTTTTGGAGCGGTTGCTCTTTCCGGGACCGCCCACGGTGGCTCAGGTAGCAGTTCACGGGAAAGATGAAGAGGGGCGAACGACGATTACCGTCGAGGAGTTGGACAAAACGGAGTGCCAGGCGCTTATACGAGGCGCGATCCATGCCGTGTACAGTGAGGGCAATACCGTCATTCTTGGACGAGGGGGGCAGGGGGTTCTTCAGGACATGCCAGGAGTATTTCACGTGCGCATCATCGCACCGCTTCCTGCCCGGTTGCTGACTATCCAGGAACAGGACCACCTTGACCTGGAAAGCGCCTATCGCAAGGCCCAGCGACACGACCGGCGGACAGGAAACTACCTGGAGGAAGTCTTCGAAATCGACTGGGATGACCCCTTATTGTATCACCTGGTGATCAACACCGAAAAGCTTGACCTGGACGAGGCAGCCCAGATCATTGTGTGTGCTGTCGAAAGGCAATAG